TTTGAAGCTATATTAAGGCATTTGGACCGCGATACAGGTGATTATTTAATTATGCCAGCCGCCTTTAAATCGACTAGTTTAGATGCAAGTTGGGGCGACATTCATTATGCATTGTCAGCACAAATGACGTTGGTAGATTGTTTCATAACACAGCTTGACCCGTTAGTGGTCGTTCAGCGCATAACGGCTAAAAATCGGTTGGGCTATACTCATGCCGCTACTGCTCAGCTATTACAACGGACGGTGAACATGGTGACAGTCCAAACGGCGCCTAGCAAAGTCGTTGCTTATCAGTTATACGTTAAAAATCAAGCCGCTTACGTGTTGACTAATCTAAAAAATGTGACGCTGACGTCAACCGAACAGATTATCAAACAATTGACACCAGCGATGGTGTGGTGTGTTTATCAAATCAATTAAGGAAGTTTACGATGATGAAAAAATTAATGACGAGTCCACAAAATGGATTACAGGGGACGCTTACTGTGCCAGGGGATAAAAGTATCTCACATCGCAGTTTGATTTTAGGCGCAATTAGTCATGGCGTGACGCACATTGATCACTTTTTAGTCGCCGATGACTGCCTCACAACTTTAACCGCGTTACAAGCCTTGGGGGTAGTCATCGAACGGGCAGGGACTACGGTCAAGGTTGATGGGG
This genomic window from Lactobacillus sp. CBA3606 contains:
- a CDS encoding amino acid biosynthesis protein, with product MRIQTLGPQATDSYAAAEQYNQQHFQGRAEIQGQSSFEAILRHLDRDTGDYLIMPAAFKSTSLDASWGDIHYALSAQMTLVDCFITQLDPLVVVQRITAKNRLGYTHAATAQLLQRTVNMVTVQTAPSKVVAYQLYVKNQAAYVLTNLKNVTLTSTEQIIKQLTPAMVWCVYQIN